From a single Rhizobium lusitanum genomic region:
- the mnmE gene encoding tRNA uridine-5-carboxymethylaminomethyl(34) synthesis GTPase MnmE — translation MNTIGDTIFALSSGALPAGVAVVRISGPEALAAVHALAGSLPKPRQAALKTIRTRNGLTIDQGLVLIFPAPASFTGEDCAEIQVHGGKAVVAALLDELTDFDGCRLAEHGEFSRRALENGKMDLVEVEGLADLIAAETEMQRRLAVEHAAGGLSKLYEGWADRLTRARALIEAELDFADEDDVPGSVSDLVWDDMAKLRAELSAHLAGAGFGEIVRDGLKVVIAGAPNAGKSSLMNALARREVAIVTDIAGTTRDVLHVDLNMEGYAVRLYDTAGLRETEEVIEREGIKRALRTAAEADVVLSLAEIGTEAQTDFPGFGGRIFRVGTKADIHRARDYEYDLCISSSTGSGLAELHQLLVGDLQERSTSLSLALPSRLRHRTLLAESLEALTEAVSAASAGLDIRAEYLRQAGHSLGRITGRVDVEDLLDVIFSEFCIGK, via the coding sequence ATGAACACAATCGGTGATACGATCTTTGCGCTTTCAAGCGGTGCTCTTCCAGCTGGGGTAGCGGTGGTGCGGATTAGCGGTCCTGAGGCACTTGCCGCGGTACATGCACTGGCTGGCTCATTGCCGAAGCCTCGACAGGCGGCATTGAAAACGATTCGGACTCGTAACGGTTTAACGATCGACCAAGGTCTGGTGCTGATCTTCCCCGCGCCAGCCTCGTTTACGGGTGAAGACTGCGCGGAAATCCAGGTTCACGGTGGCAAGGCCGTTGTTGCCGCGCTTTTGGATGAACTTACCGACTTCGATGGCTGCCGCCTGGCGGAGCACGGTGAATTCTCTCGTCGCGCCCTGGAAAACGGCAAGATGGATCTTGTCGAGGTTGAGGGCCTTGCCGATCTCATCGCCGCCGAGACAGAAATGCAGCGGCGCTTGGCTGTAGAGCATGCTGCTGGTGGCCTTTCGAAACTCTATGAAGGGTGGGCTGATCGCCTGACTCGCGCCCGTGCCCTGATTGAAGCTGAGCTGGATTTTGCCGATGAAGACGACGTGCCCGGCTCGGTATCCGATCTGGTCTGGGATGATATGGCGAAGCTGCGGGCGGAACTGTCAGCGCATCTTGCCGGCGCCGGCTTTGGCGAGATTGTTCGCGACGGTTTGAAGGTCGTCATCGCTGGTGCGCCCAATGCCGGAAAATCCAGCCTGATGAATGCGCTGGCGCGTCGCGAGGTGGCGATCGTCACCGACATTGCCGGCACGACGCGCGACGTCCTGCATGTTGATCTCAATATGGAGGGTTACGCGGTTCGGCTCTACGATACGGCCGGATTGCGCGAAACCGAGGAAGTCATTGAGCGCGAGGGGATAAAGCGCGCATTGAGGACAGCGGCGGAAGCCGATGTTGTTCTTTCTCTCGCGGAGATTGGCACGGAGGCGCAGACCGATTTTCCCGGCTTTGGCGGCCGGATTTTTCGCGTCGGCACCAAAGCGGATATTCATCGGGCCAGGGACTATGAATACGATCTCTGTATTTCCTCGAGCACTGGCTCCGGTCTCGCGGAATTGCATCAGCTATTGGTTGGAGATCTCCAGGAACGCTCTACTTCTCTGTCGTTGGCCCTGCCGAGCCGTTTGAGGCACCGGACTCTATTGGCTGAGAGCCTGGAGGCGCTGACGGAGGCGGTTAGCGCCGCTTCTGCCGGATTGGATATTCGTGCGGAATACCTTCGCCAGGCCGGGCATAGTCTCGGCCGGATTACCGGAAGGGTCGATGTCGAGGATCTTCTCGACGTGATCTTCTCCGAATTTTGCATCGGAAAGTGA
- the rho gene encoding transcription termination factor Rho: protein MAEMKLQELKNKSPTDLLAFAESLEVENASTMRKQELMFAILKELASQDVEIIGEGVVEVLQDGFGFLRSANANYLPGPDDIYISPSQIRRFSLKTGDTVEGPIRGPKEGERYFALLKVNTINFDDPEKIRHKVHFDNLTPLYPNERFRMELDVPTTKDLSSRVIDLVAPLGKGQRGLIVAPPRTGKTVLLQNIAHSITANHPDCYLIVLLIDERPEEVTDMQRSVRGEVVSSTFDEPAVRHVQVAEMVIEKAKRLVEHGRDVVILLDSITRLGRAYNTVVPSSGKVLTGGVDANALQRPKRFFGAARNIEEGGSLTIIATALIDTGSRMDEVIFEEFKGTGNSEIVLDRKVADKRIFPAMDILKSGTRKEDLLVPRQDLQKIFVLRRILAPMGTTDGIEFLIDKLKQTKNNPDFFDSMNT, encoded by the coding sequence ATGGCTGAAATGAAGCTTCAAGAACTTAAGAACAAATCCCCGACCGATCTTCTGGCATTTGCTGAATCGCTCGAGGTCGAAAACGCCAGCACGATGCGCAAACAGGAACTGATGTTTGCGATCCTGAAGGAACTCGCCAGCCAGGATGTTGAAATTATCGGTGAAGGCGTCGTTGAGGTTTTGCAGGACGGCTTCGGTTTCCTGCGCTCCGCGAATGCTAATTATCTCCCAGGTCCGGACGATATTTACATCTCGCCGTCGCAGATCCGCCGCTTCTCGCTGAAGACCGGTGATACCGTCGAGGGACCGATCCGTGGACCGAAGGAAGGCGAGCGCTATTTCGCGCTGCTGAAGGTCAACACCATCAATTTCGACGACCCGGAAAAAATTCGCCACAAGGTCCATTTCGACAATCTGACGCCGCTCTATCCGAACGAGCGTTTCCGCATGGAGCTCGACGTTCCCACCACCAAGGATCTTTCGTCCCGCGTCATTGATCTCGTAGCGCCGCTCGGCAAGGGCCAACGCGGATTGATCGTAGCGCCGCCGCGCACCGGTAAGACCGTGCTGCTGCAGAACATCGCCCACTCGATCACGGCCAATCATCCGGATTGCTATCTGATCGTTCTGCTGATCGACGAACGTCCGGAAGAAGTGACCGACATGCAGCGCTCGGTGCGCGGCGAAGTCGTCTCCTCGACCTTCGACGAACCGGCTGTGCGCCACGTTCAGGTTGCCGAAATGGTTATCGAGAAGGCCAAGCGCCTTGTCGAACATGGACGCGACGTTGTCATCCTGCTCGATTCGATCACGCGCCTAGGCCGTGCCTACAACACCGTCGTTCCCTCGTCTGGCAAGGTCCTGACGGGCGGTGTCGACGCCAACGCCCTGCAGCGCCCGAAGCGCTTCTTCGGTGCTGCGCGTAATATCGAAGAAGGCGGTTCGCTGACGATCATCGCCACCGCGCTGATCGATACCGGCAGCCGGATGGACGAAGTGATCTTCGAAGAATTCAAGGGCACCGGTAACTCGGAAATCGTGCTCGACCGTAAGGTCGCCGACAAGCGTATCTTCCCGGCCATGGATATCCTCAAGTCCGGTACGCGTAAGGAAGACCTGCTGGTGCCGCGTCAGGATCTGCAGAAGATCTTCGTCCTGCGCCGTATCCTCGCACCAATGGGTACCACCGACGGGATCGAATTCCTGATCGACAAGTTGAAGCAGACGAAGAACAATCCGGATTTCTTCGACTCGATGAACACCTGA
- the rsmG gene encoding 16S rRNA (guanine(527)-N(7))-methyltransferase RsmG, protein MELNGLRVSRETQGRLQHFAELFQKWAKTINLVAPSTIDDLWRRHIADSAQIFQLHQKPARWADLGSGGGFPGIITAILLAEQKDGHVDLVESNQKKAAFLRVCLRECEARGAVHAVRIEEAPKIIVDCDVISARALAELDTLLDYAAPWVERNENVRLLLHKGRDYEREVQKARGRWEFDLVKHNSVVESDSVILELTRPRRRI, encoded by the coding sequence ATGGAATTAAACGGTTTGCGTGTTTCACGTGAAACACAGGGGCGGCTGCAGCACTTTGCCGAGCTCTTTCAGAAGTGGGCGAAGACCATCAATCTGGTCGCGCCTTCGACCATCGATGATCTTTGGCGTCGGCATATTGCCGATAGCGCCCAGATTTTCCAGCTTCATCAGAAGCCGGCGCGCTGGGCCGATCTGGGAAGTGGCGGCGGTTTTCCAGGCATCATCACGGCAATTCTTCTGGCGGAGCAGAAGGACGGGCATGTCGATCTGGTGGAAAGCAACCAGAAAAAGGCCGCCTTTCTAAGGGTTTGTCTCCGGGAATGCGAGGCCCGCGGCGCCGTTCATGCGGTGCGCATCGAGGAGGCGCCGAAGATCATTGTTGATTGCGATGTCATCTCTGCGCGGGCGCTTGCCGAGCTGGATACGTTGCTGGACTATGCAGCGCCATGGGTCGAACGTAATGAAAATGTACGTTTGCTGCTGCATAAAGGCAGGGATTACGAACGTGAGGTCCAGAAAGCCCGTGGTCGTTGGGAGTTCGATCTGGTAAAACACAACAGTGTTGTCGAGAGCGATTCCGTGATCTTAGAGTTAACTCGCCCTCGTCGTCGAATTTAA
- the hemJ gene encoding protoporphyrinogen oxidase HemJ: protein MSEQPTEKQTDAAAGARASRRAYFMILLFVALAIGLFAWHPDDLYLWVKALHIIAVISWMAGLLYLPRLFVYHTDAEPGSQQSENFKVMERRLLKGIMTPAMMLTWIFGLYLAWSVYGFHGGWLHAKIGLVVLLTGVHMFLSRAVRAFARDDNRYSARHWRIINEGPTLLMIVIVILAVVKPFA from the coding sequence ATGAGCGAGCAACCGACGGAAAAACAGACGGATGCGGCTGCGGGCGCCCGCGCCAGCCGCCGTGCCTATTTCATGATCCTGCTGTTCGTGGCGCTGGCGATCGGCCTGTTCGCCTGGCATCCGGACGATCTCTACCTCTGGGTCAAGGCGCTGCATATCATCGCGGTGATCTCGTGGATGGCGGGTCTGCTCTATCTGCCAAGGCTGTTCGTCTATCACACGGATGCCGAGCCAGGTTCGCAGCAATCCGAGAATTTCAAGGTGATGGAGCGCCGGCTCCTGAAGGGGATCATGACGCCGGCGATGATGCTGACCTGGATTTTCGGGCTCTATCTCGCCTGGTCGGTCTATGGTTTCCATGGCGGATGGCTACATGCCAAGATCGGGCTTGTCGTGCTGCTGACGGGCGTGCATATGTTCCTCAGCCGCGCGGTGCGGGCCTTTGCCCGCGATGACAACCGCTATTCAGCCCGGCATTGGCGGATTATCAACGAAGGGCCGACCCTGTTAATGATCGTGATCGTCATCCTGGCGGTGGTAAAGCCCTTCGCGTAA
- a CDS encoding pyruvate, water dikinase regulatory protein, which yields MENRTSFFHLHLISDSTGETLISAGRAASVQFHASQPIEHVYPLIRNRKQLLPVLEAIDHSPGIVLYTIVDRELADFIDERCREMGVPCVNVLEPVMNVFQTYLGTASRRRVGAQHVMNADYFARIEALNFTMDHDDGQMQDDYNDADVVIIGISRTSKTPTSIYLANRGIKTANIPIIAGVPLPESLILATRPLIVGLVATTDRISQVRENRILGATTGFDRGGYTDRATISEELKYARSLCARHNWPIIDVTRRSIEETAAAIVALRPKLR from the coding sequence GTGGAAAACCGGACAAGCTTCTTTCATCTTCATCTGATTTCTGACTCAACCGGCGAGACTCTGATCTCCGCCGGACGTGCTGCATCCGTGCAATTCCATGCCAGCCAGCCGATTGAGCATGTCTACCCACTGATTCGGAATCGCAAGCAGCTGCTGCCGGTTCTGGAAGCGATCGATCATAGCCCTGGCATTGTCCTCTATACGATCGTCGATCGCGAGCTTGCCGATTTCATCGACGAGCGTTGCCGGGAGATGGGTGTACCCTGCGTCAATGTGCTTGAACCGGTCATGAACGTCTTCCAGACCTATCTCGGTACGGCGTCGCGTCGCCGGGTTGGCGCCCAGCATGTCATGAACGCCGATTATTTCGCGCGCATCGAAGCCCTGAACTTCACCATGGACCACGATGATGGTCAGATGCAGGATGATTATAATGATGCCGACGTCGTCATCATCGGCATTAGCCGGACGTCGAAGACGCCGACGAGCATTTACCTGGCGAACCGGGGCATCAAGACCGCCAATATCCCGATCATCGCTGGCGTGCCCTTACCCGAAAGCCTGATCCTGGCAACCAGGCCGTTGATCGTCGGGCTCGTAGCCACGACCGATCGGATATCCCAGGTGCGCGAAAACCGCATTCTCGGCGCGACCACCGGCTTCGACCGTGGTGGCTACACCGATCGCGCCACCATCTCCGAAGAGCTGAAATATGCCCGGTCGCTCTGCGCGCGGCATAATTGGCCGATCATCGATGTCACCCGCCGCTCGATCGAGGAGACGGCAGCCGCGATTGTTGCCCTGCGCCCGAAGCTGCGCTAA
- a CDS encoding Maf-like protein: MTTPLILASSSSFRRMLMENAGLHFQALAADIDERAIEAPLERDGAGPDAVALVLAKAKAKEVSDRFPGSLVIGSDQTMSLGSQVFHKPKTMAEAENHLRSLSGKTHRLNSAIALARNGDIIWEHVSHAELTMRDLSAEFVHRHLTRVGGKALSSVGAYQLEGEGIQLFSKIDGDYFTIIGLPMLPLLQKLRELGAIDG; encoded by the coding sequence ATGACCACGCCGCTCATCCTTGCCTCTTCCAGTTCGTTCCGACGGATGTTGATGGAAAATGCCGGCCTGCATTTCCAGGCGCTTGCGGCTGATATCGACGAGCGCGCGATCGAAGCGCCTTTGGAGCGGGATGGCGCCGGACCGGATGCTGTGGCGCTGGTGCTGGCCAAGGCCAAGGCCAAAGAGGTGAGCGACCGTTTTCCGGGATCACTCGTCATCGGCTCGGATCAGACCATGTCGCTCGGCAGCCAAGTCTTCCACAAGCCGAAGACAATGGCGGAGGCGGAGAACCATCTGCGGAGCTTGTCGGGCAAGACCCACCGCCTGAACAGCGCCATCGCCTTGGCACGCAACGGCGATATCATCTGGGAGCATGTGTCCCACGCCGAACTGACGATGCGCGATCTCTCCGCTGAGTTCGTCCATCGCCACCTGACCCGTGTCGGCGGCAAGGCCTTGTCGAGCGTCGGCGCCTATCAGCTCGAGGGTGAGGGGATCCAGCTCTTCTCGAAAATCGACGGCGATTATTTCACCATTATCGGGTTGCCGATGTTGCCGCTCCTGCAAAAACTTCGCGAATTGGGGGCGATCGATGGGTGA
- the coaE gene encoding dephospho-CoA kinase (Dephospho-CoA kinase (CoaE) performs the final step in coenzyme A biosynthesis.), translating into MIRVGLTGSIGMGKSTSGKLFAEAGIPVNDADAVVHDLYSDSGEAVPLIEAAFPGTTKNGTVDRQELGRQLAVDPSGFKRLEAIVHPLVRQRERIFLDHQRSAGADIVVLDIPLLFETGADQRVEKIVVVSCDPKIQRERVLARPGMTEEKFNMILSRQTPDAEKRARADYIIDTSHSIDVTREQIRDIIADLRRQAVDGGPTGGEP; encoded by the coding sequence ATGATACGCGTTGGCCTCACCGGTTCGATCGGCATGGGAAAGTCGACCTCGGGCAAACTGTTCGCCGAGGCCGGCATTCCCGTCAACGATGCCGATGCGGTGGTGCATGATCTTTATAGCGATAGCGGCGAAGCCGTTCCGCTGATCGAGGCCGCTTTTCCGGGAACGACGAAAAATGGGACCGTCGACCGGCAGGAGCTTGGCCGTCAATTGGCCGTCGATCCCTCCGGCTTCAAGCGCCTGGAGGCGATCGTCCATCCGTTGGTGCGGCAGCGTGAACGGATATTTCTGGATCATCAACGCTCCGCCGGTGCCGATATCGTCGTGCTGGATATTCCGCTGTTGTTCGAGACCGGTGCGGATCAAAGGGTCGAGAAGATCGTCGTCGTGAGCTGCGATCCAAAGATTCAGAGAGAAAGAGTGCTTGCCCGGCCCGGCATGACGGAGGAAAAATTCAACATGATTCTCTCCCGTCAGACGCCGGATGCGGAGAAACGGGCTCGGGCCGACTATATTATCGATACCAGTCACAGCATCGACGTGACGCGAGAGCAGATAAGAGACATCATAGCGGACCTCCGGCGCCAAGCGGTGGACGGTGGACCCACAGGCGGAGAGCCCTGA
- a CDS encoding shikimate dehydrogenase, with product MGDSRETHGQNAFVTGYPVKHSRSPLIHGYWLRSLELAGSYRAHEVSPDGFPAFIAALKDGSSGYIGGNVTIPHKEIAFKLADRPDELSEELGASNTLWIEDGLLHATNTDGRGFTANLDERHSGWDHTDRVVILGAGGASRAVIQAVRDRGVGEIHVVNRTVERAQELSDRFGAHVHAHPMGALGEVMRGAGLFINTTSLGMENEVAPTIDFSPLAENAVVTDIVYVPLKTPLLAQAEEQGLAIVDGLGMLLHQAVPGFEKWFGKRPLVDEVLRALIIADMDKHR from the coding sequence ATGGGTGATTCACGTGAAACACACGGCCAGAATGCCTTCGTCACGGGCTATCCTGTCAAGCATTCGCGCTCCCCGTTGATCCATGGTTATTGGCTGCGCTCGCTCGAGCTTGCGGGCAGCTATCGTGCGCATGAAGTCTCCCCGGATGGCTTTCCGGCCTTCATCGCGGCTTTGAAAGATGGCTCAAGCGGCTACATCGGCGGCAATGTGACGATCCCGCACAAGGAGATCGCCTTCAAGCTGGCGGATCGGCCGGACGAACTGTCCGAGGAGCTTGGCGCGTCGAACACGCTCTGGATCGAGGATGGGCTGCTGCACGCGACCAACACCGACGGCCGCGGCTTCACCGCCAACCTCGACGAGCGTCATTCCGGCTGGGACCACACCGACCGGGTAGTGATCCTCGGTGCCGGCGGCGCCAGCCGTGCCGTCATCCAGGCGGTGCGGGACCGTGGTGTCGGAGAGATTCATGTCGTCAACCGCACCGTCGAGCGGGCACAAGAACTGTCGGATCGCTTTGGCGCGCATGTCCATGCCCATCCTATGGGCGCGCTGGGCGAGGTGATGCGAGGCGCCGGTCTCTTCATCAATACGACGTCGCTCGGCATGGAAAACGAAGTGGCGCCCACAATCGATTTTTCGCCGCTCGCTGAAAACGCTGTTGTCACCGACATTGTCTATGTGCCGTTGAAAACCCCATTGCTGGCGCAGGCCGAGGAACAGGGCCTTGCCATTGTCGATGGCCTCGGCATGCTGCTGCATCAGGCGGTGCCGGGTTTTGAAAAATGGTTCGGCAAGCGTCCCTTGGTCGATGAGGTGCTGCGAGCTCTGATTATCGCCGATATGGATAAGCACCGATGA
- the dnaQ gene encoding DNA polymerase III subunit epsilon encodes MREIIFDTETTGLDNKADRIIEIGGIELFNHFPTGKTLHLYINPGDRKVHPDALAVHGITDESLKDKPPFADVADEILAFFEGAKWIAHNATFDMGFVNAEFARLGRPPILPDMVTDTLAMARRKHPMGPNSLDALCRRYGIDNSHRTRHGALLDSELLADVYIEMIGGRQTALGLGSSNGSSARSRQNDDAEEVVADILARPQPLPGRVSETEEAAHTALVAKLGEKGIWAKYRTSN; translated from the coding sequence ATGCGCGAGATCATTTTCGATACGGAAACCACCGGGCTCGACAACAAGGCCGACCGGATCATCGAAATCGGCGGCATTGAGCTCTTCAATCACTTTCCGACCGGCAAGACCCTGCATCTCTATATCAATCCCGGCGACCGCAAGGTTCATCCGGACGCGCTGGCCGTGCACGGCATCACCGACGAGTCCCTGAAGGACAAGCCGCCCTTTGCCGACGTTGCCGACGAGATACTGGCCTTTTTCGAAGGAGCCAAGTGGATCGCCCACAATGCCACCTTCGACATGGGCTTCGTCAATGCCGAGTTCGCCCGGCTTGGCCGTCCGCCGATCCTACCCGACATGGTGACCGACACTTTGGCCATGGCGCGGCGCAAGCATCCGATGGGGCCGAACTCGCTGGATGCGCTCTGCCGGCGCTACGGCATCGACAATTCCCACCGCACCCGACATGGCGCGCTTCTCGACTCCGAATTGCTGGCAGACGTCTATATCGAAATGATCGGCGGCCGACAGACGGCGCTTGGGCTTGGCAGCAGCAACGGTTCGTCCGCGCGGTCCCGCCAGAATGATGACGCGGAAGAGGTCGTCGCGGATATTCTGGCGCGGCCTCAGCCCTTGCCTGGCAGGGTGAGCGAGACTGAGGAGGCCGCTCACACCGCCCTCGTTGCCAAGCTGGGCGAAAAGGGCATCTGGGCGAAATATCGCACATCGAACTGA
- a CDS encoding ParA family protein: MIGERNRIITIANQKGGVGKTTTAINLATALAAIGERVLIVDLDPQGNASTGLGIDRRDRKVSSYDLLVGTHTILDTVQETAVPNLYIVPSTMDLLGVEMEIAQQPDRVFRLRRALNGAGATAFSYILVDCPPSFNLLTMNAMAAAHSVLVPLQCEFFALEGLSQLLETVDQVRRTVNPTLDIQGIVLTMFDSRNNLAQQVVNDVRTHLGEKVYHTLIPRNVRVSEAPSYGKPAILYDLKCAGSQAYLQLASEVIQRERQRKAAA, translated from the coding sequence ATGATCGGCGAGCGAAACCGGATTATTACTATCGCAAACCAAAAGGGTGGTGTTGGTAAGACAACCACCGCGATCAACTTGGCTACGGCTCTGGCCGCTATTGGCGAGCGTGTCCTGATCGTCGATCTCGATCCGCAAGGAAATGCCAGCACGGGCCTCGGAATAGACCGTCGCGACCGAAAAGTATCCTCTTATGATCTTCTGGTTGGCACGCATACGATCCTCGATACGGTTCAGGAGACGGCTGTGCCGAATCTCTATATCGTCCCCTCGACGATGGATTTGCTTGGTGTCGAAATGGAGATTGCGCAGCAGCCTGATCGGGTTTTCCGGCTGCGTCGGGCTCTGAACGGCGCTGGCGCGACGGCTTTCTCCTATATTCTGGTGGATTGCCCGCCCTCGTTCAACCTGTTGACCATGAACGCCATGGCGGCCGCGCATTCGGTCCTGGTGCCGCTGCAGTGCGAGTTCTTCGCGCTGGAAGGCCTTAGCCAGTTGTTGGAGACGGTCGATCAGGTGCGTCGTACTGTCAATCCGACCCTGGATATTCAGGGGATTGTGTTGACGATGTTCGATTCCCGCAACAATCTGGCGCAGCAGGTCGTCAATGATGTGCGCACGCATCTGGGCGAAAAAGTCTACCATACGTTGATTCCGCGCAACGTGCGCGTGTCCGAGGCGCCCTCCTATGGCAAGCCGGCGATCCTTTACGATCTGAAATGCGCCGGCAGTCAGGCCTATCTGCAATTGGCGTCGGAAGTTATCCAGCGGGAACGGCAGCGGAAGGCCGCCGCCTGA
- the hemE gene encoding uroporphyrinogen decarboxylase yields MNSARRKILRVLSGETLTPPPIWLMRQAGRYLPEYRQTRAKAGSFLDLCYSPEHAVEVTMQPIRRYGFDAAIMFSDILVIPDALNRNVLYTEGHGPEMDPIDEAGIFALKADGVLQHLAPVMETVRRLRGELPDETTLLGFCGAPWTVATYMIAGHGTPDQAPARLFAYRYPKAFEHLLMLLAEISAAYLVAQIDAGADAVQIFDSWAGVLGEQEFEAFAIKPVARIIASVKAQRPHARIIAFAKGAGYQLKTYRQKTGADAIGLDWSVPLAFAKELQREGPVQGNLDPMRVVAGGKPLEDGIDDILQQLGHGPLIFNLGHGITPQADPANVTALVERVRGWKG; encoded by the coding sequence GTGAACAGTGCGCGCCGGAAGATCTTAAGGGTACTCAGCGGGGAAACGCTGACCCCTCCCCCCATCTGGCTTATGCGCCAGGCGGGACGCTATCTTCCGGAATATCGGCAGACGAGAGCAAAGGCTGGAAGCTTTCTCGATCTCTGCTACAGCCCGGAGCATGCGGTCGAAGTGACGATGCAGCCGATCCGGCGTTATGGCTTTGATGCAGCGATCATGTTTTCGGATATCCTGGTGATCCCCGACGCACTGAACCGCAATGTCCTTTATACCGAGGGACATGGCCCAGAAATGGATCCGATCGACGAGGCGGGCATTTTCGCGTTGAAAGCGGATGGCGTGCTTCAGCATCTCGCTCCGGTCATGGAAACGGTGCGGCGGCTGCGGGGGGAACTGCCGGATGAGACGACGCTTCTCGGTTTCTGCGGAGCACCCTGGACGGTTGCGACCTACATGATCGCCGGACACGGCACGCCGGACCAGGCCCCTGCCAGGCTTTTCGCCTACCGATATCCAAAAGCGTTCGAGCATTTGCTGATGCTGCTTGCGGAGATATCAGCCGCCTATCTCGTGGCGCAGATTGATGCCGGCGCCGATGCTGTGCAGATTTTCGATTCCTGGGCGGGTGTGCTTGGCGAGCAGGAATTCGAGGCTTTCGCCATCAAGCCGGTGGCAAGGATCATCGCTTCGGTGAAGGCGCAACGACCGCACGCGCGGATCATCGCATTCGCCAAGGGAGCGGGGTATCAGCTGAAGACATATCGCCAGAAGACGGGCGCCGATGCGATCGGACTCGATTGGTCTGTGCCGCTCGCCTTTGCCAAGGAGTTGCAGCGGGAGGGACCGGTGCAGGGAAATCTCGATCCGATGCGTGTTGTTGCCGGCGGCAAGCCGCTGGAGGACGGGATTGACGATATCCTGCAGCAACTGGGCCACGGCCCGCTGATCTTCAATCTGGGCCACGGCATCACGCCGCAGGCCGATCCAGCCAATGTCACCGCGCTGGTGGAACGCGTTCGTGGATGGAAGGGCTGA
- a CDS encoding ParB/RepB/Spo0J family partition protein translates to MNDDLSKRRLGRGLAALIGEMDQPTPVEAGKPGVNPDRLVPIEFINRNPKNPRRYFDESELHDLASSIRQHGIVQPVVVRTVSADRYEIIAGERRWRAAQLAGLIEIPVIVRDVDDKTALEIAIVENVQRADLNPLEEALGYEQLIAEHGYTQNDLGEIIGKSRSHVANSLRLLKLPEQVRDMLAGGSLSAGHARALVSTSDPATLARTIVSKGMSVRDAERLAQNDIKAQNDPRPLAARKDDKDSDTLALERTLSDTLGLDVAINHRGSGGQVKISYKTLEQLEEICRLLERR, encoded by the coding sequence ATGAATGATGATCTTTCGAAACGGCGTCTCGGGCGCGGCCTGGCAGCTCTCATCGGAGAGATGGATCAGCCAACGCCTGTTGAGGCCGGCAAGCCGGGCGTCAATCCGGATCGCTTGGTGCCGATCGAATTCATCAACCGCAATCCGAAGAATCCACGCCGTTATTTCGATGAAAGTGAGCTGCACGACCTCGCCAGCTCTATCCGTCAGCACGGCATTGTGCAGCCGGTTGTCGTGCGCACCGTTTCTGCCGATCGCTATGAAATCATAGCGGGCGAAAGACGCTGGCGCGCGGCGCAACTGGCTGGTTTGATTGAGATTCCGGTCATCGTTCGCGACGTTGACGATAAGACCGCGCTGGAAATCGCCATTGTTGAAAACGTTCAGCGCGCCGATCTCAACCCTCTCGAAGAGGCGTTGGGCTACGAGCAGCTGATCGCCGAGCATGGCTATACGCAGAACGACCTCGGCGAGATCATCGGCAAAAGCCGCAGCCATGTCGCCAATTCGCTGCGCCTGCTGAAACTACCGGAACAGGTTCGCGACATGCTCGCCGGCGGTAGCCTTTCGGCCGGTCATGCCCGCGCGCTCGTATCGACCTCCGATCCGGCGACACTTGCTCGCACGATCGTCTCCAAGGGCATGTCGGTGCGTGATGCCGAGCGGCTGGCGCAGAACGATATCAAGGCGCAAAACGATCCACGGCCCTTGGCCGCGCGCAAGGATGACAAGGATTCGGATACGCTGGCGCTGGAACGCACCCTGTCCGACACGCTTGGGCTGGATGTTGCGATCAACCATCGCGGCAGCGGCGGTCAGGTGAAGATTTCCTATAAGACCTTGGAGCAACTGGAAGAAATCTGCCGGCTGCTTGAGCGGCGTTGA